One window of Leptotrichia hongkongensis genomic DNA carries:
- a CDS encoding L-threonylcarbamoyladenylate synthase, translating to MMEMMTKIKKAAYILKKGGVAVFPTDTVYGIGSLPEQKAVQKIYKIKKRDFSKKIIALISNRDILSELINETEENIQKISKILDKYWPGELTVIFSANESFTQKFDKNMKTIGVRIPKNKITLEIIKNSGGILLTTSANISGENAVTEIENLSEELLKNVDIVIPNEKSELTGKPSTIVKYENGKLILLREGNVSLEEIMKNFE from the coding sequence ATGATGGAAATGATGACTAAAATTAAAAAAGCAGCATATATTTTGAAAAAAGGAGGAGTTGCTGTATTTCCGACAGATACAGTTTATGGAATCGGCTCTCTTCCTGAACAGAAAGCTGTACAAAAAATATATAAGATAAAAAAACGTGATTTTTCTAAAAAAATAATCGCACTAATCAGTAACAGAGATATTTTGAGTGAATTAATAAACGAAACTGAAGAAAATATTCAGAAAATTTCTAAAATTCTTGATAAATACTGGCCTGGAGAATTGACAGTTATTTTTTCTGCAAATGAGAGTTTTACTCAAAAATTTGATAAAAATATGAAAACGATAGGTGTTCGTATTCCGAAAAATAAGATTACTCTTGAAATTATAAAAAATTCTGGTGGAATTTTATTGACAACAAGTGCAAATATTTCAGGTGAAAATGCTGTTACTGAAATTGAGAATCTAAGCGAAGAACTGTTAAAAAATGTAGACATTGTTATTCCAAATGAAAAATCAGAATTAACTGGAAAGCCTTCGACAATTGTGAAATATGAAAATGGAAAACTTATATTGTTAAGGGAAGGAAATGTTTCACTTGAAGAAATAATGAAAAATTTTGAATAA
- a CDS encoding ribose-phosphate diphosphokinase — protein MITLTKEDKSRIRIFAGTSSEALAEKIVKYLDMDLSSAEIVRFADGETFAKANESVRGCKVFVIQSTSKPVNESIMELLVFIDAIKRASAKEIIAIIPYYGYARQDRKASPREPITSKLVANLLTVAGATRVITMDLHARQIQGFFDIPVDHMEALPILAKHFIKYGFHPDDTVVVSPDVGGVKRARGLANWLHTPLAIIDKRRAKANVSEVMNIIGDIKGKKAILIDDMIDTAGTICNAAQALIDKGATEVYACATHAVFSDPAIERLKNSAFTEVVVTDTIQLPEDRKFDKLKILSTSKMFAEIIKRIATNNPISGLFEMPVDDGNDD, from the coding sequence ATGATAACATTAACCAAGGAAGACAAGAGCAGAATAAGAATATTTGCAGGAACGTCAAGTGAAGCATTAGCAGAAAAGATTGTAAAATATCTGGATATGGATTTATCTTCTGCTGAAATTGTAAGATTTGCGGATGGAGAAACTTTTGCAAAAGCGAACGAAAGCGTACGTGGATGTAAAGTATTTGTAATTCAGTCGACTTCAAAACCTGTAAATGAAAGTATTATGGAGCTTTTAGTTTTTATTGATGCGATTAAACGAGCTTCAGCGAAGGAAATTATAGCGATAATTCCTTATTATGGATATGCAAGGCAAGACAGAAAGGCAAGTCCACGTGAGCCAATCACATCAAAACTTGTTGCCAATTTATTAACTGTAGCAGGTGCAACGAGAGTAATTACAATGGATTTGCATGCAAGACAAATTCAAGGATTTTTTGACATTCCAGTAGATCATATGGAAGCTCTGCCAATCTTGGCTAAACATTTTATAAAATATGGGTTCCACCCAGACGATACTGTTGTTGTTTCACCTGATGTTGGTGGCGTAAAAAGAGCGAGAGGGCTTGCAAACTGGCTGCATACACCGCTTGCGATAATTGACAAAAGACGTGCGAAGGCAAATGTTTCGGAAGTTATGAATATTATTGGAGATATAAAAGGAAAGAAAGCTATTTTAATTGACGATATGATTGATACTGCTGGAACAATCTGTAATGCGGCACAGGCTCTGATTGATAAAGGGGCGACAGAAGTTTATGCTTGTGCGACACACGCTGTTTTCTCAGATCCTGCAATTGAAAGATTAAAAAATTCAGCTTTTACAGAAGTTGTGGTAACTGACACGATTCAACTGCCAGAAGACAGAAAATTTGATAAACTGAAAATCTTGTCAACAAGCAAGATGTTTGCTGAAATAATAAAAAGAATAGCTACAAATAATCCAATAAGTGGCTTATTTGAGATGCCAGTTGATGATGGAAATGATGACTAA
- the glmU gene encoding bifunctional UDP-N-acetylglucosamine diphosphorylase/glucosamine-1-phosphate N-acetyltransferase GlmU, whose translation MISVILAAGKGTRMKSEQSKVLHKVNGVPMIRRVVNVLENIGNDKNIFILGHKKEDVLAEMGNVVYVTQEEQLGTGHAILIAKDKIKEYGENVLITYGDTPLLKEKTLEELKRVFEEKNLDCIVLSCKVKDPFGYGRIVKENGKISNIVEEKEANENEKKIDEINTGVYIFKNESLLYAIEKIDNNNSKGEYYLTDAIKILSTEGYKVDSFQIEDEDEILGVNSKSQLAQASKISRNRKNTELMDNGVILIDPDTTYIEDNVEIEQDTVIYPNVTIQGNTKIGKNCEILGNTRIENSVIADNVKIEASVVEQSTLEEGVTVGPFAHLRPKAHLKETVHVGNFVEIKNATLEKGVKTGHLTYIGDAEVGEDTNIGAGTITCNYDGKNKHKTKIGKNAFIGSNSIIVAPVEIGSKVLTAAGSVITKDIPDETLAFGRAKQVNKEKK comes from the coding sequence ATGATTTCGGTAATTTTAGCGGCTGGAAAAGGGACTAGAATGAAGTCTGAACAGTCTAAAGTTCTGCACAAAGTGAACGGTGTTCCGATGATTAGAAGAGTGGTCAATGTACTAGAAAATATTGGGAATGATAAAAATATTTTTATTCTAGGGCATAAAAAGGAAGATGTTTTAGCTGAAATGGGAAATGTTGTTTATGTTACACAAGAAGAACAGCTTGGAACAGGACATGCTATTTTAATTGCAAAGGATAAAATCAAGGAATATGGAGAAAATGTATTAATCACTTATGGAGATACACCCTTGTTAAAAGAAAAAACATTGGAAGAATTAAAAAGAGTATTTGAGGAGAAAAATCTTGATTGTATCGTACTTTCATGCAAAGTTAAAGATCCATTTGGATACGGACGGATTGTTAAGGAAAATGGCAAAATTTCAAACATTGTCGAAGAAAAGGAAGCAAATGAAAATGAGAAAAAAATAGATGAAATTAATACAGGAGTATATATTTTCAAAAATGAAAGTCTGCTTTATGCGATAGAAAAAATTGACAACAACAATTCAAAAGGTGAATATTATTTGACTGATGCTATAAAAATTTTATCGACAGAAGGCTATAAAGTTGACAGCTTTCAAATTGAAGATGAAGATGAAATCTTAGGAGTAAACTCAAAATCTCAGTTAGCACAGGCAAGTAAAATTTCAAGAAACAGAAAAAATACTGAACTTATGGATAACGGAGTAATTCTGATTGACCCAGATACAACTTATATTGAAGATAATGTTGAAATTGAACAGGATACTGTAATTTATCCAAATGTTACAATTCAAGGAAATACAAAAATCGGAAAAAACTGCGAAATTCTGGGAAATACAAGAATTGAAAATTCTGTAATTGCTGATAATGTGAAAATAGAGGCTTCTGTTGTTGAGCAGTCTACTCTTGAGGAAGGGGTAACTGTGGGACCTTTTGCACATTTGCGTCCAAAAGCACATTTGAAAGAAACTGTGCATGTTGGAAACTTTGTGGAAATAAAAAATGCTACGCTTGAAAAAGGTGTGAAAACAGGGCATTTGACTTATATTGGAGATGCTGAAGTTGGGGAAGACACAAATATTGGTGCAGGAACAATTACTTGTAACTATGATGGAAAAAATAAACATAAGACAAAAATTGGGAAAAATGCCTTTATTGGAAGCAATTCGATAATTGTAGCTCCAGTTGAAATAGGAAGCAAAGTTCTAACAGCGGCTGGATCAGTTATTACAAAAGATATTCCAGATGAAACATTGGCATTTGGAAGAGCAAAACAAGTAAATAAAGAGAAAAAATAG
- a CDS encoding DUF2721 domain-containing protein, which yields MTLEITTPAVLFPTVSLLLLAYTNRFLALTAIVRQMDSSGEIEHEFYQVKNLKKRLNYIKKMQYFGVSSLLLCAVSMLFLFFQINFIGYISFGISLVSLIISLIFSLLEIQISLEALRIHLNYNENDNEIKKINKN from the coding sequence ATGACTTTGGAAATAACTACCCCGGCTGTTCTTTTTCCTACGGTATCTCTTCTTTTGCTAGCATATACTAACAGATTTTTGGCACTTACAGCCATTGTCAGACAGATGGATTCAAGCGGAGAAATCGAGCATGAATTTTATCAGGTTAAGAATCTGAAGAAACGTTTAAATTATATTAAGAAGATGCAGTACTTTGGAGTTTCTAGCTTATTATTATGTGCTGTTTCAATGTTATTCCTGTTTTTCCAAATAAATTTTATTGGATATATAAGTTTTGGGATAAGTCTAGTGTCGCTCATAATTTCGTTAATATTTTCATTGTTAGAAATTCAGATTTCACTAGAGGCATTGAGGATTCATTTGAATTATAATGAAAATGATAATGAAATTAAGAAAATAAATAAAAACTAG
- the gpmA gene encoding 2,3-diphosphoglycerate-dependent phosphoglycerate mutase: MKLVLIRHGESEWNLENKFTGWKDVDLSPKGVEEAKAGGKALKEMGLVFDIAYTSYLKRAIKTLNYVLEELDELYIPVYKSWRLNERHYGALQGLNKAETAKKYGDEQVLIWRRSFDVAPPAIDKSSEYYPKSDRRYADLSDSEAPLGESLKDTIERVLPYWHSHISKSLQEGKNVIVAAHGNSLRALIKYLLNISDDDILKLNLTTGKPLVFEIDKDLKVLSSPDSF; this comes from the coding sequence ATGAAATTAGTATTGATTCGGCATGGAGAAAGTGAATGGAACTTGGAAAATAAATTTACTGGATGGAAGGATGTTGACTTGAGTCCAAAAGGAGTGGAAGAGGCAAAAGCTGGAGGTAAAGCATTAAAGGAAATGGGATTAGTTTTTGACATTGCGTACACATCTTATTTGAAAAGAGCTATTAAAACTCTTAATTACGTTTTGGAAGAACTGGATGAATTATACATTCCAGTTTACAAATCTTGGAGATTGAATGAACGTCATTACGGAGCATTACAAGGATTAAACAAAGCTGAAACTGCTAAAAAATATGGAGACGAGCAAGTCCTTATCTGGAGAAGAAGCTTTGATGTTGCTCCGCCTGCAATAGACAAATCAAGCGAATATTATCCAAAATCAGATAGAAGATATGCAGATTTATCTGATTCTGAAGCGCCACTTGGAGAAAGCCTTAAAGATACCATCGAAAGAGTTCTGCCTTATTGGCACTCACATATTTCAAAAAGTTTGCAGGAAGGGAAAAATGTTATTGTAGCAGCTCACGGAAACAGTTTGCGTGCTTTAATAAAATATTTGTTAAATATTTCAGATGACGATATTTTAAAACTGAATTTAACAACAGGAAAACCTTTGGTATTTGAAATAGATAAAGATTTAAAAGTGTTATCATCACCAGATTCATTCTAA
- a CDS encoding heavy metal translocating P-type ATPase: MLNKDYLLDCKILHEIRGRIRIKSKALKYLGIHKEEITKQLMQVHYIQSVEISSITGTILVYFDNFSLTGENLISLLQNTLNTYLVDIYKNEKKQISNKYVIERRLQEESPQEIIKNIGAAVLLLLLPNPKTKLTGIRRLFNYKTLSTVSLALPVLKNGIYSLIQNKRPNADTLSSTAIVSSIILGSERTALTIMILEKFAELLTVYTMKKTRGVIKDMLSVGENYVWKQSDDENTAKKVPIEEISKGDFILVKTGEKISVDGTIEKGEAIIDQSAITGEYMPVTKKAGEEVFAGTLLKSGNITVKAEKVGDDRTASRIIKLVEDAAFNKADIQSYADTFSAQLIPLNFLLAGIVYVSTRNLQKALSMLVIDYSCGIRLSTATAFSASINTAAKNGILIKGSNYLEELSKSDTVIFDKTGTITEGKPKIQTLKTFGKNMKDNRMLALAAAAEETSSHPLASAILNEIKNRGLKIPRHRESVVKVARGIETFVNKDIIRVGSQKYMEENDISLKMAGDIVKGMQNRGEIVIYVAKNNDLIGVIGVSDPPRENIKKAMNRLRNQGIDDIVLLTGDLRQQAETIASRMSMDRYESELLPEDKAKDILKFRSIGSKVIMIGDGINDAPALSYANVGIALGSSRTDIAMEAADVTITSDDPLLIPGVIGLAKNTVKIIKQNFAMAIGINSFALVLGATGLLPAIYSSILHNSITILVVGNSLRLLKYDVNK; this comes from the coding sequence ATGTTAAATAAAGATTATTTGCTGGATTGCAAGATTTTACACGAAATTCGTGGAAGAATCAGAATAAAATCAAAAGCTTTAAAATATCTTGGAATTCATAAAGAAGAGATAACAAAGCAGCTAATGCAGGTTCATTATATCCAAAGTGTCGAAATTTCAAGTATTACAGGAACTATTCTTGTTTATTTTGACAATTTTTCATTAACTGGTGAAAACCTGATATCTTTACTTCAAAATACATTAAATACATATCTGGTAGATATATATAAAAATGAAAAAAAGCAAATATCAAACAAATATGTAATTGAAAGACGTCTGCAGGAAGAATCTCCACAGGAAATTATTAAAAATATTGGTGCTGCTGTACTTTTACTGCTACTGCCAAATCCAAAGACAAAATTAACAGGGATTAGGCGGCTATTTAACTACAAAACTTTATCAACAGTTTCTTTAGCCCTGCCTGTTTTAAAAAATGGAATTTATTCTCTTATTCAAAATAAGCGTCCCAACGCAGATACGCTAAGTTCTACAGCTATCGTCAGCAGCATTATTTTAGGAAGTGAACGAACAGCTTTGACAATTATGATTTTAGAAAAATTTGCAGAGCTTCTGACTGTTTATACAATGAAAAAGACACGTGGCGTAATTAAAGACATGTTAAGTGTTGGAGAAAACTATGTCTGGAAGCAGTCTGATGATGAAAATACAGCTAAAAAAGTTCCAATTGAAGAAATTAGCAAGGGAGATTTTATACTTGTTAAAACTGGGGAAAAAATAAGTGTGGATGGAACGATTGAAAAAGGTGAGGCGATAATTGACCAGTCGGCAATTACTGGGGAATATATGCCTGTTACGAAAAAGGCTGGAGAAGAAGTTTTTGCAGGAACACTTTTAAAAAGTGGAAATATTACCGTAAAAGCTGAGAAGGTTGGAGATGACAGGACAGCTTCCAGAATTATAAAATTAGTGGAAGATGCCGCTTTTAACAAGGCTGATATTCAATCTTACGCCGATACATTTTCTGCACAGTTAATCCCGCTTAACTTTCTGCTCGCTGGAATTGTCTATGTTTCAACGAGAAACTTGCAAAAAGCTCTTAGTATGCTTGTAATTGACTATTCATGCGGAATAAGGCTGTCAACAGCAACAGCATTTTCAGCTTCAATTAATACAGCAGCTAAAAATGGAATTTTGATTAAAGGAAGCAACTATCTGGAAGAACTTTCAAAATCTGACACAGTGATATTTGATAAAACAGGTACAATAACCGAAGGAAAGCCTAAAATCCAAACACTAAAGACTTTTGGAAAAAATATGAAAGATAACAGAATGCTTGCACTGGCTGCTGCAGCCGAAGAAACTTCATCACATCCATTGGCAAGTGCAATTTTGAACGAAATTAAAAATAGAGGATTAAAAATTCCAAGACATAGGGAATCCGTTGTTAAAGTGGCACGGGGAATAGAAACTTTTGTAAATAAGGATATTATCCGTGTAGGAAGCCAGAAATATATGGAAGAAAATGATATTTCACTTAAGATGGCAGGTGATATAGTCAAAGGAATGCAAAACCGTGGTGAAATTGTAATTTATGTGGCTAAAAATAATGATTTAATCGGTGTTATCGGCGTTTCGGATCCGCCTAGGGAAAATATAAAAAAGGCAATGAATCGGCTAAGAAATCAAGGAATAGATGATATTGTACTGTTAACGGGAGATTTGAGACAGCAGGCTGAAACTATCGCTTCAAGAATGTCAATGGACAGATACGAGTCTGAACTGCTACCTGAGGACAAGGCTAAAGATATTTTAAAATTCCGTTCAATTGGTTCAAAAGTTATTATGATAGGTGACGGAATAAACGACGCTCCTGCCCTTTCCTACGCAAATGTAGGAATAGCTCTAGGAAGTTCGCGTACCGACATTGCGATGGAAGCTGCTGATGTTACAATAACTTCAGACGACCCATTACTAATACCAGGTGTAATTGGTTTAGCAAAAAACACTGTAAAAATAATAAAGCAGAATTTTGCAATGGCAATTGGAATAAACAGTTTTGCTCTTGTATTAGGTGCGACAGGACTTCTGCCTGCAATATACAGTTCAATTTTGCATAACTCTATCACAATTTTAGTAGTTGGAAATTCATTGCGACTATTAAAATACGATGTTAATAAATAA
- a CDS encoding HMA2 domain-containing protein, translating to MLENLFKATYLMFNQIKVVHSIPGRLRLSVPNLSKIPEELKKYDYRVTELILSKKGIKSIEYSYVTNKILLYYDVKLISEKQILDWLNKVWKTMINHSELYENKSLKEIEDNLDTFYNIIKEL from the coding sequence ATGTTGGAAAATTTATTTAAGGCTACATATCTGATGTTTAATCAGATAAAGGTTGTACACAGTATTCCTGGCAGATTAAGGCTTTCTGTCCCCAATTTATCAAAAATTCCAGAAGAATTAAAAAAATATGATTATCGAGTTACAGAACTTATTTTATCAAAAAAAGGCATAAAAAGTATTGAGTATTCGTATGTGACAAATAAAATTCTGCTTTATTATGATGTAAAATTAATTTCAGAAAAACAGATACTGGACTGGCTGAACAAAGTCTGGAAAACTATGATTAATCATTCTGAATTATATGAAAATAAATCCTTAAAGGAAATAGAAGATAATTTGGATACTTTTTATAACATAATTAAAGAACTTTAA
- a CDS encoding HMA2 domain-containing protein, translated as MLQNFYGVIQVKHYQNGRLRLQTDVLKENEELEQEFLNNIRQLSGIHSVSVNSIIGSILIYFDEKIIESSFLYLIVLKLLHLEEEALKNKPGKIKELLKQAFESVDMAIYNKSRGYLDLKTLVAGIFAFYGIKKLREIPKLPTGTTLLWWAFIFLSEGKRK; from the coding sequence ATGTTACAAAATTTTTATGGCGTTATTCAAGTAAAACATTACCAGAATGGACGTTTGAGACTTCAAACAGATGTATTAAAGGAAAATGAAGAATTAGAACAGGAATTTTTAAATAATATACGTCAATTATCAGGAATACACTCAGTAAGCGTTAATTCCATTATTGGAAGTATCTTAATTTATTTTGATGAAAAAATTATTGAAAGTTCATTTTTATATTTAATCGTACTAAAACTGCTCCATCTGGAAGAAGAAGCCTTGAAAAATAAGCCTGGAAAAATAAAAGAATTGTTAAAACAGGCATTTGAATCTGTTGATATGGCTATTTATAATAAAAGTAGAGGTTATCTGGACTTAAAGACATTAGTTGCAGGAATTTTTGCTTTTTATGGTATTAAAAAATTAAGAGAAATTCCAAAATTGCCTACAGGTACTACTTTATTATGGTGGGCTTTTATTTTTTTATCAGAAGGGAAAAGAAAATAA
- a CDS encoding DUF262 domain-containing protein has product MVATIQVNKQSIKQLLESGKDQMFLIPEYQRPYSWTENETKTLFYDLLEFTENESKRNSEVEGTYFLGSIVSYENENGEQEIIDGQQRITSLFLLLRAIYTKLVSYEEKTVEQKNFIRQIQPALWKQEKLTGEVDYKSVLINSRVIDNEGNKILQNILETGVADPEATDNYSKNYILFQKLFDKLCELSPTLMLEFIYYTLNRAVVFPINTDSQDDALSVFSTLNDRGLPLSEADIFKAKMYNRIKKEYKKMFIKQWKKLSERAIYAKENVKQLFYYYMFYLRAVEKDVATTTLGLRRFYSKGGFTRLYKSNLLKHLDQILDLWVVMNRHESIDDKPWTENIQIIKILDTLSAYPNESWKYPVVVYYLSHGEKENFETYFLKFLRKLFLELTANYLVTPSVAAVKADILKLNVDIVDNVSPKIAFKNIPISILQEKVKTPNKNLVRMILKMVVYNNQDELLTEKWEIEYILPQKWSNRFSESVESKQVKEYINYIGNKIPFEKRLSIKASENFFEKKKASYEKSKIKYVRELIPADKTDWTFEDIDKRNRKVSEELVKLFITWNGEYEF; this is encoded by the coding sequence ATGGTTGCAACAATACAAGTTAACAAGCAAAGTATCAAACAGTTACTGGAAAGTGGAAAAGATCAGATGTTTTTAATACCTGAATATCAGAGACCATATTCCTGGACTGAAAATGAGACTAAGACGTTGTTTTATGATTTATTAGAATTTACTGAAAATGAGTCAAAGAGAAATAGTGAAGTGGAAGGAACATATTTTTTAGGAAGCATAGTTTCTTATGAAAATGAGAATGGAGAACAGGAAATAATTGACGGGCAGCAGAGAATTACTTCATTGTTTCTTCTTTTACGTGCAATTTATACAAAATTAGTTTCCTATGAGGAAAAAACTGTTGAGCAGAAAAATTTTATAAGACAGATTCAGCCTGCACTCTGGAAGCAGGAGAAATTAACTGGAGAAGTTGATTATAAAAGCGTACTTATAAATTCAAGAGTTATAGATAATGAAGGAAATAAAATTTTACAAAATATTTTGGAAACTGGAGTTGCTGATCCTGAGGCTACTGATAATTATTCAAAAAATTATATTTTATTCCAAAAATTATTTGATAAACTTTGTGAACTAAGCCCTACGTTAATGCTTGAATTTATTTATTATACTTTAAATAGAGCGGTTGTCTTTCCAATAAATACAGATTCACAAGATGACGCATTAAGTGTATTTTCTACTTTGAATGACAGAGGATTGCCACTTTCTGAAGCTGATATTTTTAAGGCAAAAATGTATAACCGAATCAAAAAAGAATACAAGAAAATGTTTATAAAACAGTGGAAAAAACTAAGCGAACGGGCAATTTATGCCAAAGAAAATGTAAAACAGCTGTTTTATTATTATATGTTTTATCTAAGGGCAGTAGAAAAAGATGTGGCAACGACTACACTTGGACTTAGACGTTTTTATTCAAAGGGCGGATTTACAAGGCTTTATAAATCAAATCTTTTGAAGCATCTGGATCAGATTCTTGATTTATGGGTTGTGATGAATAGGCACGAATCAATTGATGACAAGCCTTGGACAGAAAATATACAGATTATAAAGATTTTAGATACTTTATCAGCTTATCCAAATGAATCTTGGAAATATCCTGTTGTTGTCTATTATTTGTCACATGGCGAAAAAGAAAATTTTGAAACTTATTTCTTAAAATTTTTAAGAAAGCTATTTTTGGAATTGACAGCAAATTATCTTGTAACACCGAGTGTTGCTGCTGTAAAAGCTGACATTCTTAAACTTAATGTTGATATTGTTGATAATGTTTCTCCAAAAATTGCATTTAAGAATATTCCAATTTCAATATTGCAGGAAAAAGTCAAAACACCAAACAAAAATCTTGTGCGTATGATTTTAAAAATGGTTGTGTATAACAATCAGGATGAATTACTGACTGAAAAATGGGAAATTGAATATATATTGCCACAAAAATGGAGTAACCGTTTCTCAGAAAGTGTTGAAAGTAAACAGGTTAAAGAATATATAAATTATATTGGAAACAAGATTCCTTTTGAAAAAAGATTGTCAATTAAAGCTTCAGAAAACTTTTTTGAAAAGAAAAAAGCAAGTTATGAAAAATCTAAAATTAAATATGTACGTGAATTAATCCCAGCTGATAAGACCGACTGGACTTTTGAAGATATTGACAAAAGAAACAGAAAGGTATCGGAAGAACTTGTTAAATTGTTCATTACGTGGAATGGGGAATATGAATTTTAA
- a CDS encoding nitronate monooxygenase has product MNEKTENKKIELKGIKIGKYFIEKPIVQGGMGVGISWDQLAGNVAKNGCLGTISAICTGYYQNMRFVKKAVNGRPLGTENAYNREALFEIFKNARKICGDRPLACNILHAINDYERVVQDALDAGANIIVTGAGLPLELPRLVKDFPDVEIVPIVSSARALKIICKKWKAAGKMPGAVIVEGPKSGGHQGAKYEELFAPEHQLEAILPPIKEERDKWGDFPIIAAGGIWDNNDIKNIMALGADAVQMGTRFIGTYECDASDVLKQVLLNAKEEDIVIVSSPVGYPGRAIKTNLIETLEPNTKKIKCISNCVFPCERGKGANRVGYCIADSLGDAYLGRLQSGLFFSGANGWRLKEIVHVKDLIDELMTEAN; this is encoded by the coding sequence GTGAACGAAAAGACAGAAAATAAAAAAATTGAATTAAAAGGAATAAAAATAGGAAAATATTTTATTGAAAAACCAATAGTTCAGGGTGGAATGGGTGTTGGAATCAGCTGGGACCAGCTTGCTGGAAATGTTGCAAAAAATGGATGTCTTGGAACAATAAGCGCCATCTGTACTGGATATTACCAAAATATGAGATTTGTTAAAAAAGCTGTAAATGGACGTCCTCTTGGAACAGAAAATGCCTACAACCGTGAAGCACTTTTTGAAATTTTTAAAAATGCAAGAAAGATTTGTGGTGACAGACCGCTTGCGTGTAATATTCTTCATGCAATAAATGATTATGAAAGAGTTGTACAGGATGCTCTTGATGCAGGAGCAAACATTATTGTTACTGGGGCTGGGCTTCCATTGGAACTTCCAAGGCTTGTTAAAGATTTCCCGGATGTAGAAATCGTTCCAATAGTTTCATCTGCCAGAGCATTAAAAATAATCTGCAAAAAATGGAAAGCAGCTGGTAAAATGCCAGGAGCAGTAATTGTGGAAGGTCCAAAAAGTGGTGGACACCAAGGGGCAAAATATGAAGAATTATTCGCACCTGAACATCAGCTGGAAGCAATCTTGCCACCTATAAAGGAAGAGCGTGACAAATGGGGAGATTTCCCAATTATTGCAGCAGGTGGAATATGGGATAATAACGATATAAAAAACATTATGGCACTTGGAGCAGATGCTGTTCAAATGGGAACAAGATTTATCGGTACTTATGAATGTGATGCAAGTGATGTGCTAAAACAGGTACTTCTTAACGCAAAAGAAGAAGACATTGTAATTGTCAGCTCTCCAGTAGGTTATCCAGGACGTGCAATAAAAACAAACTTAATAGAAACATTGGAGCCTAATACAAAAAAAATTAAATGTATTAGTAACTGTGTATTCCCTTGTGAACGTGGAAAAGGTGCAAATAGAGTTGGATACTGTATTGCCGATAGCTTAGGCGATGCTTATTTAGGTAGGCTTCAAAGCGGATTATTCTTCTCAGGAGCAAACGGATGGAGATTAAAGGAAATTGTACATGTAAAAGATCTGATAGACGAACTTATGACAGAAGCTAATTAG